A part of Leptotrichia trevisanii DSM 22070 genomic DNA contains:
- a CDS encoding ATPase — MKLQEITEKFNNEINQDKISASYLFYGDKRVDLLSYALMFSKMIMTKDVQNDSEKEKIERLINNFQHPDIEIINKSNENIKINEVREIIYSSIESSFNSPKKIFILCGIENLRKESSNALLKILEEPPQNVYFILLSRTLNIISTIKSRTIKFHLSGMNNDELGVSKEIYYFFDGNENDILEFKKQNLSLDDIEFKINTVEDILQIIFEMKNYATGELVIKNNLDLTIKYNKSIELLARRIRFWDIENVYFFINEIESELKKEKEFLINFLSKIIINVKYSVGSNELRKLINLKNSIRSNVNVKSVIFNFFDILQSS, encoded by the coding sequence ATGAAATTACAGGAAATAACTGAAAAATTTAACAATGAAATAAATCAGGATAAAATAAGTGCAAGTTATCTCTTTTATGGCGATAAGAGAGTTGACTTGCTTTCTTATGCACTAATGTTTTCAAAAATGATTATGACAAAGGATGTGCAGAATGACTCTGAAAAAGAGAAAATAGAACGGCTTATTAATAATTTCCAGCATCCTGACATTGAAATAATAAATAAAAGCAATGAAAACATAAAAATTAACGAAGTTCGGGAAATCATCTACTCATCAATAGAATCTTCCTTTAATTCGCCAAAAAAAATATTTATCCTGTGCGGAATCGAAAACTTGCGAAAAGAATCTTCAAACGCTCTTTTAAAAATTTTGGAAGAACCCCCACAAAATGTATACTTCATACTTCTATCAAGAACATTAAACATCATTTCCACAATAAAATCCCGTACAATCAAATTTCATCTATCTGGAATGAACAACGATGAACTGGGAGTCAGCAAAGAAATTTATTATTTTTTTGACGGAAATGAAAATGATATTTTGGAATTTAAAAAACAAAATCTCTCACTTGATGATATTGAATTTAAAATTAATACTGTAGAAGATATTTTACAAATTATTTTTGAGATGAAAAATTATGCAACTGGAGAACTGGTTATAAAAAATAATCTGGATTTGACGATAAAATATAATAAAAGCATTGAATTGCTGGCACGTCGAATACGTTTTTGGGATATCGAAAATGTATATTTTTTTATAAATGAAATCGAAAGCGAACTGAAAAAGGAGAAAGAATTTCTGATAAATTTTCTTTCAAAAATCATTATAAATGTGAAGTATTCTGTGGGATCAAACGAATTAAGAAAACTGATAAATTTGAAAAATAGCATTAGAAGCAATGTAAATGTAAAAAGTGTGATTTTTAACTTTTTTGATATTTTGCAAAGTTCTTAA